A single Actinomadura algeriensis DNA region contains:
- a CDS encoding zinc-ribbon domain containing protein, whose amino-acid sequence MHRPFEIAIVSGRPRYRPRVKFDSRSNIGYCYQPLPIAEEGHHMTRRSRKHSTGRPGDAGGGRDGDVQWEDHPLYGPIPYRRSPIGYDLTFQPDLPPGAIRGDPSRQTKFCPHCRPPKYFYVDQELRCRNCTTTFIWPAEQQRHWYEVLQLSVAGKPPALCPDCRRERQEARAIGRRLARATDNVRESPDDVDALLEFAAAMAEHGKKLGSGDLARGVAAARKASRLDPSAVTAHFWEAVCHEAAGRSERAADGYQRFVYEAHARRTLSVRNLLRQAHRRLAELRTTAPVEDP is encoded by the coding sequence ATGCATCGGCCATTTGAGATTGCCATCGTTTCCGGAAGACCGCGCTACCGTCCTCGCGTCAAGTTTGACAGTCGATCGAATATCGGTTATTGCTACCAGCCTCTGCCGATCGCCGAAGAGGGCCATCACATGACGCGAAGATCGAGGAAGCACAGCACCGGTCGCCCAGGCGATGCTGGTGGTGGGCGCGACGGCGACGTTCAGTGGGAGGACCATCCACTCTACGGGCCGATTCCCTATCGACGCTCACCGATTGGCTACGATCTGACATTCCAGCCCGACCTGCCTCCCGGAGCGATACGCGGCGACCCGTCGCGGCAGACGAAGTTCTGCCCGCATTGCCGGCCGCCCAAGTACTTCTACGTGGATCAAGAACTCCGTTGTCGCAACTGCACCACAACGTTCATCTGGCCTGCAGAACAGCAGCGACACTGGTACGAGGTTCTGCAGCTGTCCGTAGCGGGCAAGCCGCCCGCTCTGTGTCCCGACTGCAGGCGAGAACGGCAGGAAGCCCGCGCGATCGGGCGGCGGCTCGCCCGCGCGACGGACAACGTCCGTGAGAGCCCCGACGACGTTGATGCACTGTTGGAGTTCGCCGCCGCGATGGCCGAGCATGGCAAGAAACTCGGCTCGGGTGACCTGGCACGTGGGGTAGCCGCGGCACGCAAGGCTTCACGGCTCGACCCGAGTGCGGTTACCGCGCACTTCTGGGAGGCGGTATGCCACGAGGCTGCGGGCCGCTCCGAGCGTGCGGCGGACGGCTATCAACGATTCGTGTATGAGGCACACGCCCGCAGGACCCTGAGCGTGCGGAACCTACTCAGACAGGCCCATCGGCGGCTCGCCGAACTGCGCACCACAGCCCCGGTGGAGGATCCATGA
- a CDS encoding DUF4240 domain-containing protein, protein MPAPAAPGRACRACSPSAILTDIAVATPDSLAGVPAVLAAAEAGEDLDGEAMLGIVWDAYRTKTANDSPAEVFRIESPSITFDWDFDDAGEMCRHLPRLARLYP, encoded by the coding sequence ATGCCCGCACCAGCGGCACCAGGCCGCGCTTGTCGTGCGTGTTCGCCGTCGGCGATTCTGACGGACATCGCGGTCGCCACCCCTGACTCGCTGGCCGGCGTTCCCGCCGTGTTGGCAGCTGCCGAAGCGGGCGAGGATCTGGATGGGGAGGCCATGCTGGGCATCGTCTGGGACGCCTATCGAACGAAGACCGCTAACGACTCTCCCGCTGAGGTGTTCCGCATCGAGTCGCCGTCGATCACCTTCGACTGGGACTTCGACGATGCCGGGGAGATGTGTCGTCATCTGCCCCGATTGGCGCGTCTCTATCCCTGA
- a CDS encoding dihydrofolate reductase family protein, with protein sequence MSELLVDFITSLDGYASGEGWPGFWGLEGPEYLAWLGEQPEVTYLMGANTYRLMSGFAVGEVPEGQDEFRPEEEASVDELTRASKVVFSSSLEAPLTWANSTLVRDGAVEAVRAMKSSGSGLLSTIGSLSLCRSLLRAGLVDRFRVVMFPVITGATGAERIYDGYPDVALEMIEHRTFDGRIQLVEYKPRVLEHPPLGAPA encoded by the coding sequence ATGTCGGAGCTTCTCGTCGACTTCATCACCTCCCTCGACGGCTACGCGTCGGGAGAGGGGTGGCCCGGGTTCTGGGGTCTCGAGGGCCCGGAGTACCTCGCGTGGCTCGGCGAGCAGCCGGAGGTCACCTACCTGATGGGAGCGAACACCTATCGCCTGATGTCGGGCTTCGCCGTCGGCGAGGTCCCGGAGGGCCAGGACGAGTTCAGGCCCGAAGAGGAGGCGTCCGTCGACGAGCTCACGCGAGCGTCCAAGGTGGTGTTCTCCTCCTCACTCGAAGCGCCACTGACGTGGGCCAACTCCACGCTCGTCCGCGACGGCGCCGTCGAGGCGGTCCGCGCCATGAAGTCGAGCGGCTCGGGGCTCCTCAGTACGATCGGCAGCCTGAGCCTGTGCCGGTCCTTGCTACGAGCCGGGCTCGTCGACCGCTTCCGGGTCGTGATGTTCCCGGTGATCACCGGGGCCACGGGCGCGGAACGCATCTACGACGGCTATCCGGACGTCGCCCTCGAGATGATCGAGCACCGCACCTTCGACGGCCGCATCCAGCTGGTCGAGTACAAGCCCCGCGTGCTCGAGCACCCGCCGCTCGGCGCCCCTGCGTGA
- a CDS encoding tetratricopeptide repeat protein translates to MDAADLDYKTRTYAACIPPHLVSRLIELGHTDEVEFQAGRGEWFCAREQARLLAEQGRRVEASEVLAPYVATGWWKAVEAMAAMLEEWGRGDEAIVPARRHAEAGERSALGFVARLLARHGRADEALTLLRPHVEDAWLAAVLVDVAEGAGRDEDAAALLIACIDAPRSCDDPSCSRRRIEPFNAVGLLAAIRERQGRVEEAIALLRTRETTSVNGRDQLADLLARHDRIEELREYAVAEPLGTAAQCLAEVLEERGDVEGAIAVYRQPGRSGFGRNHGAVRLVELLVRHGRGEEATEVLRSLADAPGGEEDWIVDMLCTHYADQGRPEDGLAYLDALKERDGEEAWEFFRIRLPLLVACGRREEAIDLAMAHPERDTWAVAELLADAGRTEEAVALLEQDDGGSVLAWHLIDLGRVKDAVAILQHPKPVPTKLPQGNDPTDEPPF, encoded by the coding sequence ATGGATGCCGCTGATCTTGATTACAAGACCAGGACTTACGCTGCTTGCATTCCTCCGCATCTGGTCTCGCGGCTCATCGAACTCGGCCATACCGATGAGGTGGAGTTCCAGGCCGGCCGGGGTGAGTGGTTCTGCGCTCGAGAGCAGGCGCGGCTGCTCGCCGAACAGGGTCGGCGAGTAGAAGCGTCGGAGGTCCTCGCGCCGTATGTCGCCACGGGGTGGTGGAAGGCCGTCGAGGCCATGGCGGCGATGTTGGAGGAGTGGGGCAGGGGCGACGAGGCGATCGTGCCGGCCCGTCGGCATGCGGAGGCGGGGGAGCGTTCGGCGCTGGGGTTCGTCGCGCGTCTGCTCGCGCGGCATGGCCGGGCTGATGAGGCGCTTACTCTGCTGCGCCCGCATGTCGAGGATGCGTGGCTGGCCGCCGTCCTGGTCGACGTGGCCGAGGGCGCGGGGCGGGACGAGGACGCTGCCGCGCTGCTGATCGCCTGTATCGATGCGCCCCGGAGTTGCGACGATCCGTCGTGCAGCCGCCGCAGGATCGAACCCTTCAACGCCGTCGGCCTGCTTGCGGCGATTCGTGAACGCCAGGGCCGCGTCGAGGAGGCGATCGCCCTGCTGCGCACCCGGGAGACCACCTCGGTCAACGGCCGAGACCAGCTGGCCGACCTGCTGGCCCGGCACGACCGGATCGAGGAACTGCGTGAGTACGCGGTGGCCGAGCCCCTCGGGACCGCCGCGCAGTGCCTTGCGGAGGTGCTGGAGGAGCGCGGTGACGTGGAGGGCGCGATCGCGGTGTACCGGCAGCCGGGGCGTTCAGGGTTCGGCAGGAACCACGGGGCCGTTCGTCTCGTGGAGCTGTTGGTGCGGCACGGGCGGGGCGAGGAGGCGACGGAGGTGCTGCGCTCGCTCGCGGACGCGCCCGGCGGGGAGGAGGACTGGATCGTCGACATGCTGTGCACCCACTACGCCGACCAGGGCCGTCCCGAGGACGGCCTGGCGTATCTCGACGCCCTCAAGGAGCGCGACGGCGAAGAGGCATGGGAGTTCTTCCGGATACGGCTCCCGTTGCTGGTCGCGTGCGGACGCCGCGAGGAGGCGATCGACCTGGCCATGGCACATCCCGAGCGCGATACCTGGGCCGTTGCCGAGCTGCTGGCCGACGCCGGACGCACCGAGGAGGCCGTTGCCCTCCTCGAACAAGACGATGGCGGCAGCGTCCTGGCCTGGCACCTCATCGACCTCGGTCGCGTCAAGGACGCCGTGGCGATCCTCCAACACCCCAAGCCCGTCCCGACCAAGCTGCCGCAGGGTAACGACCCCACTGACGAACCCCCGTTCTGA
- a CDS encoding helix-turn-helix domain-containing protein produces the protein MSRSALQAAREFLVERGFDATTMQAVADHAGLFAHRHTAPRTRPPELYLRVSERPHFREILRAAPPGPSTPRSTPTRPSPFCWAPSSPAPLLGAAAVVPLPADRITELIIRTIRPAP, from the coding sequence ATCAGCCGCAGCGCCCTCCAGGCCGCTCGCGAGTTCCTGGTCGAGCGCGGCTTCGACGCCACGACCATGCAGGCCGTCGCCGACCACGCGGGGCTGTTCGCCCACCGCCACACGGCCCCCCGGACCCGGCCACCGGAGCTCTACCTGCGCGTTTCCGAACGGCCCCACTTCCGGGAGATCCTGCGCGCGGCCCCCCCGGGACCGTCGACCCCGCGCTCGACCCCGACGAGGCCTTCACCTTTCTGCTGGGCGCCATCCTCACCAGCACCCCTCCTGGGCGCCGCGGCCGTCGTCCCGCTCCCCGCCGACCGCATCACCGAGCTGATCATCCGTACGATCCGCCCGGCCCCGTGA
- a CDS encoding alpha/beta hydrolase domain-containing protein, with translation MLVSAPGPGAELAGKGLKKIDPDRYGSLEHPGDGFTFDIFTQVARGLRGGAPLDGLRPQRLIASGESQSALAMVTYYNGVQPLTRAFDGFFVHSRGAAGLSLVGPGQNADLIGPLLFGTPTTFRTDQGVPVDHGQVVAADPHHLPGGERLERGCRESGATGYPIGGTERRFGDPVRTAD, from the coding sequence GTGCTCGTCTCGGCGCCCGGGCCGGGGGCGGAACTGGCCGGCAAGGGTCTCAAGAAGATCGATCCGGACCGGTACGGGTCACTGGAACATCCCGGTGACGGGTTCACGTTCGACATCTTCACCCAGGTCGCCCGCGGCCTGCGCGGCGGGGCGCCGCTGGACGGGCTCCGCCCGCAGCGCCTGATCGCGTCGGGCGAATCACAGTCGGCCCTCGCGATGGTCACCTATTACAACGGCGTCCAGCCGCTGACCCGCGCCTTCGACGGTTTCTTCGTTCACAGCCGGGGCGCCGCCGGGCTGTCGCTGGTCGGTCCGGGACAGAACGCGGACCTGATCGGGCCGCTCCTCTTCGGCACGCCGACGACCTTCCGCACCGACCAGGGCGTGCCCGTCGATCACGGCCAGGTGGTCGCCGCCGATCCCCATCACCTACCTGGCGGCGAGCGCCTTGAGCGCGGCTGCCGGGAAAGCGGTGCAACCGGATACCCGATAGGCGGTACCGAGCGGCGTTTCGGGGATCCTGTGCGAACGGCCGACTGA
- a CDS encoding type B 50S ribosomal protein L31, producing MKKDLHPDYHPVVFRDRSADFAFLTRSTATSEQTIAWEDGNVYPVIDIDVSSASHPFYTGRARTLDATGRVERFKQRYGDR from the coding sequence GTGAAGAAGGACCTCCACCCCGACTACCATCCGGTGGTCTTCCGTGACCGCAGTGCCGACTTCGCCTTCCTGACCCGCTCCACGGCGACCAGCGAGCAGACCATCGCCTGGGAGGACGGCAACGTCTACCCCGTGATCGACATCGACGTGTCCTCGGCGAGCCACCCCTTCTACACCGGCCGTGCCCGCACGCTGGACGCCACCGGCCGCGTCGAGCGCTTCAAGCAGCGCTACGGGGACCGCTGA